One window from the genome of Magnolia sinica isolate HGM2019 chromosome 4, MsV1, whole genome shotgun sequence encodes:
- the LOC131243440 gene encoding zinc finger CCCH domain-containing protein 6 isoform X1, with amino-acid sequence MARSHKSKRISWAPDSNLCQVRLFLSEDAPSQSGLGVQDHLQAKTSWWHSTGMGSDDQPPPGFEGPQVAALQIPLITWQCPPRLLLNRDWQVVAGDESKEVEVENQRQLRVLEAVYPRPSAIPPSPSVSSEVNDYPHDDRQTPLIPITPIEDDDSTDSSDSAAPVNAFESSQLPGPPKCFPPVGGTTPLLMDIRPAVEQSQGNALALPTQTHNERSAIGIVPGVEPDVVAAASAAFTAIMRSNEEGSLIDRDLLIKILSNPKLLEQLVKEHGLVDNPQITSKPTPVPATIPTPVPTHINRMESDVSPSAPSTEHFYPMTNNPVIPTLNPRPPPASAPAPAISQITSMPAVKAPPVRDINYYKNLIQQHGGEKHESHNQAQAQLGNRHNHHSPVGPNLDAVQSSKQRDSRPKISKPCSYFNSASGCRHGANCMYQHDVPFQPRVGGGPEAQSAKRMKLEREITGRT; translated from the exons GTAAGACTTTTTCTCTCAGAAGATGCTCCTTCACAATCTGGATTGGGAGTGCAAGATCACCTTCAGGCAAAGACTTCATGGTGGCATTCAACAGGAATGGGTTCCGATGACCAGCCGCCGCCTGGGTTTGAGGGACCTCAAGTTGCTGCCCTCCAGATCCCTTTGATCACGTGGCAATGTCCTCCCAGA CTACTGTTGAATCGTGATTGGCAAGTGGTGGCTGGCGATGAGAGCAAAGAGGTGGAGGTTGAAAACCAACGGCAGCTTAGAGTTCTCGAAGCAGTTTATCCCCGTCCATCTGCCATTCCTCCAAG CCCATCTGTTTCGTCAGAAGTAAATGACTATCCTCATGACGATCGTCAGACTCCTCTCATTCCAATAACCCCCATCGAAGACGACGATTCCACCGATTCATCGGATTCAGCTGCACCGGTCAATGCATTCGAAAGCTCACAACTGCCAGGCCCGCCCAAATGCTTTCCACCTGTGGGTGGAACAACACCTCTGCTGATGGATATCAGGCCAGCAGTAGAGCAGTCACAAGGAAATGCACTCGCTCTTCCAACACAAACTCACAATGAAAGATCTGCAATCGGGATTGTCCCAGGCGTAGAACCGGATGTAGTGGCAGCAGCTTCTGCTGCCTTCACCGCAATAATGAGAAGCAATGAGGAGGGAAGCTTGATTGACCGGGACCTGCTCATTAAAATCCTCAGCAATCCGAAATTGCTAGAGCAATTGGTTAAAGAGCATGGATTGGTAGACAATCCGCAAATCACATCCAAGCCAACCCCAGTGCCGGCTACCATTCCTACCCCAGTGCCTACCCACATCAATCGGATGGAATCTGATGTATCACCATCGGCCCCTTCAACAGAACATTTCTATCCCATGACAAACAACCCAGTAATACCAACTTTGAATCCACGACCTCCACCCGCCTCCGCCCCTGCCCCTGCCATTTCTCAAATCACTTCTATGCCCGCTGTGAAAGCCCCTCCTGTGAGGGATATCAACTACTATAAGAATCTCATTCAACAACATGGAGGGGAAAAGCATGAATCCCACAATCAGGCCCAAGCACAATTAGGTAACCGCCATAACCATCATAGCCCCGTGGGGCCAAATCTCGATGCTGTACAGAGTTCCAAACAGAGAGATTCGAGGCCCAAGATCTCCAAGCCTTGTTCATATTTCAACAGTGCGAGCGGATGCCGGCATGGAGCCAACTGCATGTACCAGCATGATGTGCCATTTCAGCCAAGGGTTGGTGGCGGGCCGGAGGCGCAGAGCGCAAAGAGAATGAAACTGGAGAGAGAAATTACAGGAAGGACTTGA
- the LOC131243440 gene encoding zinc finger CCCH domain-containing protein 6 isoform X2 — protein MGSDDQPPPGFEGPQVAALQIPLITWQCPPRLLLNRDWQVVAGDESKEVEVENQRQLRVLEAVYPRPSAIPPSPSVSSEVNDYPHDDRQTPLIPITPIEDDDSTDSSDSAAPVNAFESSQLPGPPKCFPPVGGTTPLLMDIRPAVEQSQGNALALPTQTHNERSAIGIVPGVEPDVVAAASAAFTAIMRSNEEGSLIDRDLLIKILSNPKLLEQLVKEHGLVDNPQITSKPTPVPATIPTPVPTHINRMESDVSPSAPSTEHFYPMTNNPVIPTLNPRPPPASAPAPAISQITSMPAVKAPPVRDINYYKNLIQQHGGEKHESHNQAQAQLGNRHNHHSPVGPNLDAVQSSKQRDSRPKISKPCSYFNSASGCRHGANCMYQHDVPFQPRVGGGPEAQSAKRMKLEREITGRT, from the exons ATGGGTTCCGATGACCAGCCGCCGCCTGGGTTTGAGGGACCTCAAGTTGCTGCCCTCCAGATCCCTTTGATCACGTGGCAATGTCCTCCCAGA CTACTGTTGAATCGTGATTGGCAAGTGGTGGCTGGCGATGAGAGCAAAGAGGTGGAGGTTGAAAACCAACGGCAGCTTAGAGTTCTCGAAGCAGTTTATCCCCGTCCATCTGCCATTCCTCCAAG CCCATCTGTTTCGTCAGAAGTAAATGACTATCCTCATGACGATCGTCAGACTCCTCTCATTCCAATAACCCCCATCGAAGACGACGATTCCACCGATTCATCGGATTCAGCTGCACCGGTCAATGCATTCGAAAGCTCACAACTGCCAGGCCCGCCCAAATGCTTTCCACCTGTGGGTGGAACAACACCTCTGCTGATGGATATCAGGCCAGCAGTAGAGCAGTCACAAGGAAATGCACTCGCTCTTCCAACACAAACTCACAATGAAAGATCTGCAATCGGGATTGTCCCAGGCGTAGAACCGGATGTAGTGGCAGCAGCTTCTGCTGCCTTCACCGCAATAATGAGAAGCAATGAGGAGGGAAGCTTGATTGACCGGGACCTGCTCATTAAAATCCTCAGCAATCCGAAATTGCTAGAGCAATTGGTTAAAGAGCATGGATTGGTAGACAATCCGCAAATCACATCCAAGCCAACCCCAGTGCCGGCTACCATTCCTACCCCAGTGCCTACCCACATCAATCGGATGGAATCTGATGTATCACCATCGGCCCCTTCAACAGAACATTTCTATCCCATGACAAACAACCCAGTAATACCAACTTTGAATCCACGACCTCCACCCGCCTCCGCCCCTGCCCCTGCCATTTCTCAAATCACTTCTATGCCCGCTGTGAAAGCCCCTCCTGTGAGGGATATCAACTACTATAAGAATCTCATTCAACAACATGGAGGGGAAAAGCATGAATCCCACAATCAGGCCCAAGCACAATTAGGTAACCGCCATAACCATCATAGCCCCGTGGGGCCAAATCTCGATGCTGTACAGAGTTCCAAACAGAGAGATTCGAGGCCCAAGATCTCCAAGCCTTGTTCATATTTCAACAGTGCGAGCGGATGCCGGCATGGAGCCAACTGCATGTACCAGCATGATGTGCCATTTCAGCCAAGGGTTGGTGGCGGGCCGGAGGCGCAGAGCGCAAAGAGAATGAAACTGGAGAGAGAAATTACAGGAAGGACTTGA